One segment of Falco peregrinus isolate bFalPer1 chromosome 4, bFalPer1.pri, whole genome shotgun sequence DNA contains the following:
- the SLITRK6 gene encoding SLIT and NTRK-like protein 6 has product MTLKQLLLLLLSVPGSVTAVQNLLGKMKFWIFIVYSVAVASDPFQSQPSFSSVRGSCQSLCSCEEKDDIMIINCEERGIKMVSEIYVPPSQPFHLNLLNNGLTMLHMNDFAGLVNAISLHLGFNNIADIEPGAFNGLSLLKQLHINHNSLETLKEDMFNGLENLEFLQADNNFITVIEASAFSKLNRLKVLILNDNAIEYLPPNIFRFVPLTHLDLRGNQLQTLPYVGFLEHIGRILDLQLEDNKWACNCDLLQLKIWLENMPPQSIIGDIVCNSPPVIKGSILSRLKKESLCPTHPVHELEDPSGSLPLVVTTSISDSHLSTKVIPILKAPTKEPSLVLHTLKPTTQFPGIYCPVPCHCTSHMVSGVLMHCQERNIESLSDLGPPPPNPKKLILAGNIIQTLLKSDLVDYASLEMLHLGNNRIEILEEGSFMNLTRLQKLYLNGNHLTKLSQNLFLGLQHLEYLYLEYNAIKEVLPGTFNAMPKLKVLYLNNNLLQTLPPHIFSGVPLARLNLKTNQFAHLPVSNVLDELDMLVQIELEDNPWDCTCDSVGLQKWIQKLSKNTMMGDLFCKSPGHLAKKELKSLNSEVLCPGLIKSPALPTRASFVVVTTSSTTTNTADTILRSLTDAVPLSVLILGLLIVFITIVFCAAGIVVLVLHRRRRCKKKQVDEQMRDSSPVHLQYSMYGHKTTHHTAERPAATLYEQRMVTPMVQVYRSPSFSPKHTEQQEEGSEKEANNSKHLRRSLLERENSSPLTGSNVKYKATDQSAEFLSFQDASCLYRNILEKERELQQLGITEYLRKNVVQLQPEMEVHYPGTHEELKLMETLMYSRPRKVFLEQTKNEYFELKANLHAEPDYLEVLEQQT; this is encoded by the coding sequence aatcTGCTGGGCAAGATGAAGTTCTGGATTTTTATTGTATATTCAGTTGCAGTTGCATCTGATCCTTTCCAGTCACAGCCTTCGTTTTCTTCAGTCAGAGGATCTTGTCAGAGTTTGTGTTCCTGTGAAGAAAAGGATGATATCATGATTATAAACTGTGAAGAAAGAGGCATCAAGATGGTATCAGAAATATATGTCCCACCATCACAGCCTTTCCATCTTAATCTGTTAAACAATGGTCTAACTATGTTACACATGAATGATTTTGCTGGCCTTGTTAATGCTATCTCTCTACATCTTGGTTTTAATAATATTGCAGATATTGAGCCTGGGGCTTTCAATGGTCTCAGCCTTCTTAAACAACTTCATATCAATCACAATTCTTTAGAAACACTTAAAGAAGATATGTTTAATGGATTGGAAAATTTGGAGTTTCTTCAAGCAGACAACAATTTCATCACAGTGATTGAAGCAAGTGCCTTTAGCAAGCTCAACAGGCTTAAAGTGCTTATTTTGAATGATAATGCCATTGAATATCTTCCTCCAAATATATTTCGTTTTGTGCCATTGACACATTTAGATCTTCGTGGAAACCAATTACAGACACTCCCCTATGTTGGCTTTTTGGAACACATTGGTAGAATACTAGACCTTCAGCTGGAAGACAATAAATGGGCCTGTAACTGTGatttgctgcagctgaagatATGGCTAGAAAATATGCCACCTCAGTCAATAATAGGTGACATTGTATGCAATAGTCCTCCAGTTATCAAAGGCAGCATCTTAAGCCGGTTGAAAAAAGAATCACTTTGTCCCACTCATCCTGTCCATGAACTTGAAGATCCTTCAGGGTCACTGCCCTTGGTTGTAACCACCTCTATCAGTGACAGTCACCTATCAACTAAGGTGATTCCTATCCTGAAAGCTCCTACTAAAGAACCAAGTTTAGTGCTTCATACTTTAAAGCCTACTACTCAGTTTCCAGGAATCTATTGTCCTGTCCCCTGTCACTGCACCAGCCATATGGTCTCAGGAGTTCTCATGCACTGCCAGGAGCGAAACATTGAAAGCTTGTCTGATTTAGGACCTCCTCCTCCAAATCCTAAAAAGCTTATTCTAGCTGGAAACATTATTCAGACACTACTGAAATCAGATCTTGTGGACTATGCCAGCCTGGAAATGCTTCACCTGGGGAACAATCGCATTGAAATCCTTGAGGAAGGATCCTTCATGAATCTGACTAGACTGCAGAAACTATATCTCAATGGCAATCATCTTACAAAGCTAAGTCAGAATCTCTTCCTTGGCCTTCAGCACCTGGAATATTTGTACCTTGAATATAATGCCATCAAAGAAGTTTTGCCAGGGACATTTAATGCAATGCCAAAACTTAAGGTCCTCTACTTAAATAACAACCTTCTGCAGACTTTGCCCCCCCATATCTTTTCAGGTGTTCCACTTGCCAGattaaatctgaaaacaaaccaaTTTGCTCATTTGCCTGTGAGCAATGTCTTGGATGAACTGGATATGCTGGTACAAATTGAACTTGAAGATAACCCCTGGGACTGCACCTGTGATTCAGTTGGACTGCAAAAATGGATACAAAAACTGAGCAAGAATACAATGATGGGTGATCTTTTCTGTAAATCTCCAGGACACCTAgcaaaaaaagaactgaaatccCTGAACAGTGAAGTCTTGTGTCCAGGTTTAATAAAGAGCCCTGCCCTACCGACTCGTGCTAGTTTTGtagttgtgacaacttcttcTACTACTACCAACACCGCAGACACCATCCTGCGGTCCCTTACAGATGCAGTCCCACTTTCTGTTCTAATATTAGGACTTCTAATTGTGTTTATAACTATTGTATTTTGTGCAGCAGGAATAGTTGTTCTTGTACTGCACCGGCGACGAAgatgcaaaaagaaacaagtggATGAACAAATGAGGGATAGTAGCCCAGTTCACCTTCAGTACAGCATGTATGGGCATAAGACAACACACCACACAGCAGAGCGCCCAGCAGCGACTCTCTATGAGCAACGTATGGTTACTCCCATGGTTCAGGTCTACCGCAGCCCATCCTTCAGCCCCAAGCACACAGAGCAACAGGAGGAGGGAAGTGAGAAGGAAGCAAACAATTCCAAACATCTACGCCGAAGTCTCCTGGAAAGAGAGAATAGTTCACCTCTGACAGGTTCAAATGTCAAATATAAGGCTACAGATCAATCTGCtgaatttctgtcttttcaggaTGCCAGCTGCTTGTATAGAAACattcttgaaaaagaaagagaactgcaGCAACTAGGGATCACAGAGTACCTAAGAAAAAATGTTGTACAGCTCCAGCCTGAAATGGAAGTTCATTATCCTGGAACACATGAGGAGCTGAAGCTAATGGAGACACTCATGTATTCCAGGCCAAGAAAGGTTTTTCTAGAACAAACtaaaaatgagtattttgaaCTCAAAGCTAATTTACATGCTGAGCCTGACTACCTGGAAGTCCTGGAGCAGCAAACATGA